In Xanthomonas sp. SI, the following are encoded in one genomic region:
- the tssK gene encoding type VI secretion system baseplate subunit TssK, with product MHNNKVVWSEGLFLRPQHLQQQERYLERYVELRAGGLHAHAWGFSELELETDLLAIGKLGIRRARGVFPDGTPFAMPGDDPLPPALDVEPNWRDQTVYLTLPLRAAAQADVGRAEAPPDQLFRYRVRETEVDDASGSMQGAVLMEVGGMSTRLLPQSQPLDGLTRMPLARIVESRADRQVTLDEAFVPTALACQAAPRLATFLVELLGLLHQRGEALAARVSVGDRGGAAEIADFLLLQVVNRWQPLIAHWASAPLLHPQELYAALVALAGELSTFTTPGKRPPAWPAYRHDALQPSFEPVIASLRSSLSAVLEQTALPIPVQARKFGVWVAMVPDAALFDSAAFVLAAKADVPAEELRRQLPLQAKIGPVEKIRDLVNLQLPGIAAMPMPVAPRQIPYHAGYLYFEFDKQSPLWRTLKGSGGIAFHFGSEFAGLDLQLWAIRS from the coding sequence ATGCACAACAACAAGGTCGTCTGGAGCGAGGGGCTGTTTCTGCGCCCCCAGCATCTGCAGCAGCAGGAGCGCTACCTGGAGCGCTACGTGGAGCTGCGCGCCGGTGGCCTGCATGCGCATGCCTGGGGCTTCTCCGAGCTGGAACTGGAAACCGATCTGTTGGCGATCGGCAAGCTCGGCATCCGCCGCGCGCGCGGCGTGTTTCCCGACGGCACCCCGTTCGCGATGCCGGGCGACGATCCGCTGCCGCCGGCGCTGGACGTGGAGCCGAACTGGCGCGACCAGACCGTGTACCTGACCCTGCCGCTGCGCGCGGCCGCGCAGGCCGATGTGGGCCGCGCCGAGGCGCCGCCGGACCAGCTGTTCCGCTACCGGGTACGCGAGACCGAGGTCGACGACGCCTCCGGCAGCATGCAGGGCGCGGTGCTGATGGAAGTGGGCGGGATGAGCACGCGCCTGTTGCCGCAGTCGCAGCCGCTGGACGGGCTGACCCGGATGCCGCTGGCGCGCATCGTCGAATCGCGCGCCGATCGCCAGGTGACGCTGGACGAGGCGTTCGTGCCGACCGCGCTGGCCTGCCAGGCCGCGCCGCGGCTGGCCACGTTCCTGGTCGAGTTGCTCGGCCTGCTGCACCAGCGCGGCGAAGCGCTGGCCGCGCGGGTGTCGGTCGGCGACCGCGGCGGTGCGGCGGAGATCGCCGATTTCCTGCTGCTGCAGGTGGTCAACCGTTGGCAGCCGCTGATCGCGCACTGGGCGTCGGCGCCGCTGCTGCATCCGCAGGAGTTGTATGCTGCGCTGGTCGCGCTGGCCGGCGAACTGAGCACCTTCACCACCCCGGGCAAGCGCCCGCCGGCGTGGCCGGCATATCGCCACGACGCGCTGCAGCCGAGTTTCGAGCCGGTGATCGCCAGCCTGCGCAGCAGCCTCAGCGCGGTGCTCGAACAGACCGCGCTGCCGATCCCGGTGCAGGCGCGCAAGTTCGGCGTGTGGGTGGCGATGGTGCCGGACGCGGCCTTGTTCGACAGCGCCGCCTTCGTGCTTGCGGCCAAGGCCGACGTGCCCGCCGAAGAGCTGCGCCGGCAATTGCCGCTGCAGGCCAAGATCGGCCCGGTGGAGAAGATCCGCGACCTGGTCAATCTGCAGCTGCCCGGCATCGCGGCGATGCCGATGCCGGTGGCGCCGCGGCAGATCCCGTACCACGCCGGCTACCTGTATTTCGAATTCGACAAGCAGTCGCCGCTGTGGCGCACGTTGAAGGGCTCCGGCGGCATCGCGTTCCATTTCGGCAGCGAGTTCGCCGGGCTGGACCTGCAGCTGTGGGCGATCCGGAGCTGA
- the tagH gene encoding type VI secretion system-associated FHA domain protein TagH: protein MAFAQRGGSIGRADDSDWVLAAPGVSRTHAVVRYLNGMYFIEDRSTNGMLLNGAALQRGDPAALGDGDRLQLDSFEIQVQLQAEAPAAPPPPAVTVPDDTSDLTQVVPAALPPHVASSAPSAGIGAFDFDFGLPGFGGAAAPAGGAYDDALLGDLGVPGAAGELDPLRLLDPLPAPPVPPQPTQSWNHSDAGHDHFRVPAPPAAAAARGFELPENWDLTTGDFAPAAPPAASAAATPAAPQPFAAQAAPSAPSAQMPEDVARIFEIVVDGVMEVLRARAEIKNTFRLPVTVIQRSENNPLKFAATPEDALQKLLAPPSPAFLSGVAAFDDAFDDIRCHQMAMLAGMRAAFESMLFHFSPDRLEQEVDASGKRLAFAGKGRYWERYRDNFQALAKDPDECFRRLFGDEFARAYEAQLARLKSARRAGKSPL, encoded by the coding sequence ATGGCGTTCGCGCAGCGCGGCGGCAGCATCGGCCGCGCCGACGACAGCGACTGGGTGCTGGCCGCACCCGGCGTGTCGCGCACGCATGCGGTGGTGCGTTATCTCAACGGCATGTATTTCATCGAGGACCGCAGCACCAACGGCATGCTGCTCAACGGCGCCGCGCTGCAACGCGGCGACCCGGCCGCGCTCGGCGACGGCGACCGCCTGCAGCTGGATAGCTTCGAGATCCAGGTGCAGTTGCAGGCCGAAGCGCCCGCCGCACCGCCGCCGCCTGCCGTGACGGTGCCCGACGACACGTCGGACCTGACCCAGGTGGTGCCGGCGGCGTTGCCGCCGCACGTGGCCAGCAGTGCGCCCAGTGCCGGTATTGGCGCATTCGATTTCGACTTCGGTCTGCCCGGATTCGGCGGTGCCGCCGCGCCCGCGGGCGGCGCCTACGACGATGCGCTGCTCGGCGATCTCGGCGTGCCGGGCGCGGCCGGCGAACTGGACCCGCTGCGCCTGCTCGATCCGCTGCCGGCGCCGCCCGTGCCGCCGCAGCCGACACAGAGCTGGAACCACAGCGATGCCGGCCACGACCATTTCCGCGTGCCCGCGCCGCCGGCAGCGGCCGCGGCGCGCGGCTTCGAACTGCCGGAAAACTGGGACCTGACCACCGGCGACTTCGCGCCAGCGGCGCCGCCGGCGGCGAGCGCCGCGGCCACGCCTGCCGCGCCGCAGCCGTTCGCGGCGCAGGCCGCGCCCTCGGCGCCGTCCGCGCAGATGCCGGAGGACGTGGCGCGGATCTTCGAGATCGTGGTCGATGGGGTGATGGAGGTGCTGCGCGCACGCGCCGAGATCAAGAACACCTTCCGCCTGCCGGTGACGGTGATCCAGCGTTCGGAGAACAACCCGCTGAAGTTCGCCGCCACGCCCGAGGATGCGCTGCAGAAGCTGCTGGCACCGCCGAGCCCGGCGTTCCTGTCCGGCGTGGCCGCGTTCGACGATGCGTTCGACGACATCCGCTGCCACCAGATGGCGATGCTGGCCGGCATGCGCGCCGCGTTCGAATCGATGCTGTTCCACTTCAGCCCCGACCGGCTGGAGCAGGAGGTGGACGCCAGCGGCAAACGCCTGGCGTTCGCCGGCAAGGGCCGCTACTGGGAGCGCTACCGCGACAACTTCCAGGCCCTGGCCAAGGACCCGGACGAATGCTTCCGGCGCCTGTTCGGCGACGAGTTCGCCCGTGCCTACGAGGCGCAGCTGGCGCGGCTCAAGTCGGCAAGGCGCGCGGGGAAGTCCCCCCTGTAG
- the tssI gene encoding type VI secretion system tip protein TssI/VgrG — MPTPMMTLHSDLGDALLFWRMQATEALGELFEYRLTALSTQPRPDLRALLGTSMAVQLKAGEGHVRWYHGIVAHVAQTGFHVVDKLSYAVLEVTLVPKPWLLTQRRDCRIFTAQSVPEIVRTVLDGIGYGDVTLSLSGTYPKRDYCVQYREDDFNFISRLLEQEGIYYFFAHSQTTHTLVLADALGAHASTGGFETLPYVPPGQHANGMGATVSEWQLARSVHTSAQQLTDYDPLRPRVSLAVDEDIGHGGDLHPVSGLTAFDYPGTHVQVADGKRYAQVRAEAHNVQRSRYRGESDAVGLRMGALFSLKAFPRPEWNQEYLVIGAQTALEAPGYASGVGSGAAPFACRFEAIESKLPFRTAARARQPLIAGLQTAVVTGSDTDEDIVVDQYGRIQVTFHWNTSARDGSKPSCPVRVASSWAGKGWGAMSLPRVGQEVVVSFLEGDPDRPLVIGSVYNADHMPPFALPDNKTQSGVRSRSAGGGAADFNEIRFEDKLGSEELFVHAQKDLREEVEHDHFATVDNDQTSTVKHDRKHKVDNDEALDVGNNATHAIGQKFKLSAGSEIELVTGASSIVMKSSGEIEIKGVTITITGNSAVNVEGKVQVAIKGGASVDMGAGASVKVHSDAMLALEGGAMGTLKAPMLSLKADALHQIGGALIMIG; from the coding sequence ATGCCCACGCCGATGATGACGCTGCACTCCGACCTTGGCGATGCGCTGCTGTTCTGGCGCATGCAGGCGACGGAAGCGTTGGGCGAATTGTTCGAGTACCGCCTGACCGCGCTCAGCACGCAGCCGCGGCCGGACCTGCGCGCGCTGCTCGGCACCTCGATGGCGGTGCAGCTGAAGGCAGGCGAAGGCCATGTGCGCTGGTACCACGGCATCGTCGCGCATGTCGCGCAGACCGGCTTCCACGTCGTCGACAAGCTCAGCTACGCGGTGCTGGAGGTGACTCTGGTGCCCAAGCCTTGGTTGCTGACCCAGCGTCGCGACTGCCGCATCTTCACCGCGCAGAGCGTGCCGGAGATCGTACGCACGGTGCTCGACGGCATCGGCTACGGCGACGTGACCCTGAGCCTGAGCGGCACCTATCCCAAGCGCGACTATTGCGTGCAGTACCGCGAGGACGATTTCAACTTCATCAGCCGCCTGCTCGAGCAGGAAGGCATCTATTACTTCTTCGCCCACAGCCAGACCACGCATACGCTGGTGCTGGCCGACGCGCTCGGCGCGCATGCCAGCACCGGCGGCTTCGAGACCTTGCCATACGTGCCACCGGGCCAGCATGCCAACGGCATGGGCGCCACCGTCAGCGAATGGCAGCTGGCGCGCAGCGTGCATACCAGCGCGCAGCAGCTCACCGACTACGATCCGTTGCGCCCGCGCGTGTCGCTGGCGGTGGACGAGGACATCGGCCATGGCGGCGATCTGCATCCGGTCAGCGGGTTGACCGCCTTCGACTACCCCGGCACGCATGTGCAGGTCGCCGATGGCAAGCGCTACGCGCAGGTGCGCGCGGAAGCGCACAACGTGCAGCGTTCGCGCTATCGCGGCGAAAGCGACGCGGTCGGGCTGCGCATGGGTGCGCTGTTCTCGCTGAAGGCGTTCCCGCGCCCGGAATGGAACCAGGAATACCTGGTGATCGGCGCGCAGACCGCGCTGGAAGCGCCGGGCTATGCCTCCGGCGTGGGCAGCGGCGCGGCGCCGTTCGCGTGCCGCTTCGAGGCGATCGAGAGCAAGCTGCCGTTCCGCACCGCGGCGCGCGCGCGGCAGCCGCTGATCGCCGGCCTGCAGACTGCGGTGGTCACCGGCAGCGACACCGACGAGGACATCGTGGTCGACCAGTATGGCCGCATCCAGGTCACCTTCCATTGGAACACCTCGGCGCGCGACGGCAGCAAGCCCTCGTGCCCGGTGCGGGTGGCCTCGTCGTGGGCCGGCAAGGGCTGGGGCGCGATGAGCCTGCCGCGGGTGGGGCAGGAAGTGGTGGTCAGTTTCCTGGAAGGCGATCCGGACCGCCCGCTGGTGATCGGCAGCGTCTACAACGCCGATCACATGCCGCCGTTCGCGCTGCCGGACAACAAGACCCAGAGCGGGGTGCGCAGCCGCAGCGCCGGCGGCGGCGCCGCGGACTTCAACGAGATCCGCTTCGAGGACAAGCTCGGCAGCGAGGAACTGTTCGTGCACGCGCAGAAGGACTTGCGCGAGGAAGTGGAGCACGACCACTTCGCCACCGTCGACAACGACCAGACCAGCACCGTTAAGCACGACCGCAAGCACAAGGTCGACAACGACGAGGCGCTGGACGTCGGCAACAACGCCACGCACGCGATCGGACAGAAGTTCAAGCTCAGTGCGGGCAGCGAGATCGAACTGGTCACCGGCGCGTCCAGCATCGTGATGAAGAGCAGCGGCGAGATCGAGATCAAGGGCGTGACCATCACCATCACCGGCAACAGCGCGGTGAACGTGGAAGGCAAGGTGCAGGTGGCGATCAAGGGCGGGGCGAGCGTGGACATGGGCGCCGGCGCCAGCGTCAAGGTGCACTCGGACGCGATGCTGGCGCTGGAGGGCGGGGCGATGGGCACGCTGAAGGCGCCGATGCTCAGCCTCAAGGCCGATGCGCTGCACCAGATCGGCGGCGCGCTGATCATGATCGGTTGA
- a CDS encoding tetratricopeptide repeat protein, with product MGMPAAATLAQTIAVHRAGDLDAAERGYRDLLAQHAAHADALHFLGVLCHQRGRSDEAQQLIERALTLIPAYPDAHNNLGNVHKECARLAEAEACYRRALACAPSHHNALSNLAVVLEAQARLDEAFLAYAQLLQQVPGFAHGHYLLGLFLRNHAQQHEHLEQSAECFRTAWQLDPANLRALEALGTAWYLLGRHDEAVAVYRDWLVRDPHNAVARHMLAACGGSAAPPRADDAYVREVFDGFAESFDEQLLNNLEYRAPQLLATELAQVLHAPSAALDVLDAGCGTGLCAPLLRPHARQLAGVDLSGGMIDKARQRGGYDALVVGELTAYLQAQPQAWDVVVSADTLVYFGDLREVCAAAHAALRRDGWLAFTVEALDAADDRVQLGSSGRYRHSRAHVQAALAQAGFARVQVRADQLRKEGGTPVQGWVVLARR from the coding sequence ATGGGGATGCCGGCCGCAGCGACGCTGGCGCAGACGATCGCCGTGCACCGGGCCGGGGACCTGGACGCGGCCGAGCGCGGCTATCGCGACCTGCTTGCGCAGCACGCCGCGCATGCCGACGCGCTGCACTTCCTCGGCGTGCTGTGCCATCAGCGCGGGCGCAGCGACGAAGCGCAGCAATTGATCGAGCGCGCGCTGACGCTGATTCCCGCCTACCCGGACGCGCACAACAACCTGGGCAACGTGCACAAGGAATGCGCGCGCCTGGCCGAGGCCGAGGCCTGCTACCGGCGCGCGCTGGCCTGCGCGCCGTCGCACCACAACGCACTGAGCAACCTGGCGGTGGTGCTGGAAGCGCAGGCGCGGCTGGACGAGGCGTTCCTGGCCTATGCGCAGCTGCTGCAGCAGGTGCCCGGGTTCGCGCACGGCCACTATCTGCTCGGCTTGTTCCTGCGCAACCACGCGCAGCAGCACGAGCATCTGGAGCAATCGGCCGAGTGCTTCCGCACCGCGTGGCAGCTGGATCCGGCCAACCTGCGCGCGCTGGAGGCGCTTGGCACCGCCTGGTATCTGCTCGGCCGCCACGACGAAGCGGTGGCGGTGTACCGCGACTGGCTGGTGCGCGATCCGCACAATGCGGTGGCCCGGCACATGCTGGCCGCGTGCGGCGGCAGCGCCGCGCCGCCGCGCGCCGACGACGCCTACGTGCGCGAAGTGTTCGATGGCTTCGCCGAGAGCTTCGACGAGCAACTGCTGAACAATCTCGAGTACCGCGCGCCACAGCTGCTGGCCACGGAGCTGGCGCAGGTACTGCATGCGCCGAGCGCGGCGCTGGACGTGCTCGACGCCGGCTGCGGCACCGGCCTGTGCGCGCCGCTGCTGCGGCCGCATGCGCGGCAGCTGGCCGGGGTGGACCTGTCCGGCGGCATGATCGACAAGGCGCGCCAGCGTGGCGGCTACGACGCGCTGGTGGTCGGCGAACTGACCGCGTACCTGCAGGCGCAGCCGCAGGCGTGGGACGTGGTGGTCTCGGCCGATACGCTGGTGTACTTCGGCGACCTGCGCGAGGTCTGCGCCGCCGCGCATGCCGCATTGCGCCGCGACGGCTGGCTGGCCTTCACCGTGGAGGCGCTGGACGCCGCGGACGATCGGGTGCAGCTCGGCTCGAGCGGGCGCTACCGGCACAGCCGCGCGCACGTGCAGGCCGCGCTGGCGCAGGCCGGCTTCGCCCGCGTGCAAGTCCGCGCCGACCAGCTGCGCAAGGAAGGCGGTACGCCGGTGCAGGGCTGGGTGGTGCTGGCACGCCGCTAG
- a CDS encoding PAAR domain-containing protein — MQPAARLTDLHVCPMVTGVVPHVGGPILAPGAPTVLIGGLPAARIGDMAVCVGPPDSIVSGAPTVLIAGMPAARLGDSTAHGGAIVLGCFTVLIG; from the coding sequence ATGCAACCTGCCGCCCGCCTCACCGATCTGCACGTCTGCCCGATGGTCACCGGGGTGGTGCCGCATGTGGGCGGGCCGATCCTGGCGCCTGGCGCGCCGACGGTCCTGATCGGCGGGTTGCCGGCGGCGCGGATCGGCGACATGGCGGTGTGCGTGGGGCCGCCGGACAGCATCGTGTCCGGCGCACCGACTGTGCTGATCGCGGGCATGCCCGCAGCGCGGCTGGGCGATAGCACCGCGCACGGCGGGGCAATCGTGCTGGGGTGTTTCACCGTGTTGATCGGATAA
- a CDS encoding serine/threonine-protein kinase, with protein sequence MPLNPATWQRLQALFHQACALPEPQRAAFAQAQAGDEPELLHELLGLLAADVRATELPRPGLLGTLLGGDGNADEVPPGTRFGPWAIDRLIGRGGMGQVYLGHRADGAYAREVAIKLIAATGLDAQQRAVFEFECRLLAQMQHPAIAQIHDAGTDAQGRPYLVMEYIRGEPLTRWCAQHGLSLRARVELLVRVGEGVQHAHQKGVIHRDLKPNNVLVGEVDGRPVPSIIDFGIAVETAQPSRNPAGASGTPGYMSPEQAQGDGGGVDARSDVYSLGALLYELICGVRPELFEAGVPEAPSRWIQAQPQPLQRELALQRGQSPAQLLHGLHDGLDAIVLQAMAPDRAARYASVSSLLDDLRRWLGDYPPRALRRSRGRDVRKFVQRNRGAVLASLLVLVALCGGLASTLWSLRNAQREAQRAQVTADFLGSLLSSVDPAVAQDKDKTLLLQVMDQASQRATRELASQPQALVEVELTIGTSLVGLGEYKRAVTQLEAARRHAQAHLGAYSADELQIMRLLGEALVNVGEPKRAEAILREGVAQVRLRHGADAPLGYDMQSRLSWALRVQGEAKAALRESRQAYTGMLRVLPADDQSVLSAGDRYAATLADGGDYDQAIALIRGLIARRAARLGAEHPLTLSMRNSLAVYLLMKRDYPAAERELKALQPVMIRLYGVNGSDTQMIYNNLAGALRQQGKVAESGPYYRKALDNARARYPEDHPTTIMARTNHAFWLLDDGQAQAAAAEQRAVLADAERVLGGRHEVTAEILRGLAEAEIALGQRAQARAHAERTRDILVGLYGDAPGPLAQVRETLAKLDAPDAPRSALVAETK encoded by the coding sequence ATGCCGCTGAACCCCGCCACCTGGCAGCGCCTGCAGGCGCTGTTCCATCAAGCCTGCGCCCTGCCCGAGCCGCAGCGCGCGGCCTTCGCGCAGGCGCAGGCCGGCGACGAGCCAGAGCTGCTGCACGAGCTGCTCGGCCTGCTCGCGGCCGACGTGCGCGCTACCGAGCTGCCGCGTCCGGGCCTGCTCGGCACGCTGCTCGGCGGCGATGGCAACGCCGACGAGGTGCCGCCCGGGACCCGCTTCGGCCCGTGGGCGATCGATCGGCTGATCGGCCGCGGCGGCATGGGCCAGGTCTATCTGGGCCATCGCGCCGATGGCGCCTACGCGCGCGAAGTGGCGATCAAGCTGATCGCCGCGACGGGACTGGATGCGCAGCAGCGGGCGGTGTTCGAGTTCGAATGCCGCCTGCTGGCGCAGATGCAGCATCCGGCGATCGCGCAGATCCACGATGCCGGCACCGATGCGCAGGGGCGGCCGTATCTGGTGATGGAGTACATCCGCGGCGAACCGCTGACCCGCTGGTGCGCGCAGCACGGGTTGTCGCTGCGCGCGCGGGTGGAGCTGCTGGTGCGGGTCGGCGAGGGTGTGCAGCACGCGCACCAGAAGGGCGTGATCCATCGCGATCTCAAGCCGAACAACGTGCTGGTCGGCGAGGTCGACGGGCGCCCGGTGCCGAGCATCATCGACTTCGGCATCGCGGTGGAAACCGCGCAGCCCTCGCGCAATCCGGCCGGCGCCAGCGGCACGCCCGGCTACATGAGCCCGGAGCAGGCGCAGGGCGACGGCGGCGGGGTGGACGCGCGCAGCGACGTGTACTCGCTGGGCGCCCTGCTGTACGAACTGATCTGCGGGGTGCGTCCGGAGCTGTTCGAGGCCGGCGTGCCGGAGGCGCCCTCGCGCTGGATCCAGGCGCAGCCGCAGCCGCTGCAGCGCGAGCTGGCACTGCAGCGTGGCCAGTCGCCGGCGCAATTGCTGCATGGGCTGCACGACGGCCTGGACGCGATCGTGTTGCAGGCGATGGCGCCGGACCGCGCCGCGCGCTATGCATCGGTGTCGTCGCTGCTGGATGATCTGCGCCGCTGGCTCGGCGACTATCCGCCGCGGGCGCTGCGCCGCTCGCGCGGGCGCGACGTGCGCAAGTTCGTGCAGCGCAACCGTGGTGCGGTGCTGGCTTCGCTGCTGGTGCTGGTCGCGTTGTGCGGCGGCCTGGCCAGCACGTTGTGGTCGCTGCGCAACGCGCAGCGCGAGGCGCAGCGGGCGCAGGTGACCGCGGACTTCCTCGGCTCGCTGCTGTCCAGCGTGGATCCGGCGGTGGCCCAGGACAAGGACAAGACCCTGCTGTTGCAGGTGATGGACCAGGCCTCGCAGCGCGCCACGCGCGAACTGGCAAGCCAGCCGCAGGCGTTGGTGGAGGTGGAACTGACCATCGGCACCAGCCTGGTCGGGCTGGGCGAGTACAAGCGCGCGGTGACCCAGCTTGAGGCGGCGCGGCGCCATGCACAGGCGCACTTGGGCGCCTACAGCGCCGACGAGCTGCAGATCATGCGCCTGCTCGGCGAGGCGCTGGTGAACGTGGGCGAGCCGAAGCGCGCGGAAGCCATCTTGCGCGAGGGCGTCGCGCAGGTGCGCCTGCGCCACGGCGCCGACGCGCCGCTGGGTTACGACATGCAGTCGCGGCTGAGTTGGGCCCTGCGCGTGCAGGGCGAAGCCAAGGCGGCGTTGCGCGAGAGCCGGCAGGCGTACACGGGCATGCTGCGGGTATTGCCGGCCGACGACCAGAGCGTGCTGAGCGCGGGCGATCGCTACGCCGCCACGCTGGCCGATGGCGGCGACTACGATCAAGCGATCGCCTTGATCCGCGGGCTGATCGCGCGCCGCGCCGCGCGCCTGGGCGCGGAGCATCCCCTGACCCTGTCGATGCGCAACAGCCTGGCGGTCTATCTGCTGATGAAGCGCGACTACCCGGCGGCGGAGCGGGAGTTGAAGGCATTGCAGCCGGTCATGATCCGTCTGTACGGGGTGAACGGCTCCGATACCCAGATGATCTACAACAACCTGGCCGGGGCGCTGCGCCAGCAGGGCAAGGTCGCCGAATCCGGACCCTACTACCGCAAGGCGCTGGACAATGCGCGCGCAAGATACCCCGAGGACCATCCCACCACCATCATGGCGCGCACCAACCATGCGTTCTGGCTGCTCGACGACGGCCAGGCGCAGGCTGCCGCAGCTGAGCAGCGGGCGGTGTTGGCCGATGCCGAGCGTGTCCTCGGCGGCAGGCACGAGGTGACGGCGGAAATCCTGCGCGGCCTGGCCGAGGCGGAGATCGCCTTGGGCCAACGCGCACAGGCGCGCGCGCATGCCGAACGCACACGCGACATCCTGGTCGGTCTGTACGGCGATGCGCCCGGGCCGCTGGCGCAAGTGCGCGAAACGCTGGCCAAGCTGGACGCGCCGGATGCGCCACGCTCGGCGTTGGTGGCTGAGACGAAATGA
- a CDS encoding LirA/MavJ family T4SS effector, producing MANTVFADAVTAERSLRDNGFKPHDHTGLDETLIDGDLKLAAQIAAFLCNKSQFEAQLRIVSEAMWKRYVTLDVNERNKFTRVIALVAEPYGFRVSTRLAPDHARGAAMQLKLIAGDPELGYMLRNKLFWKDSMHNRHGEYTHALQWLSIASKFGRPAARLYAQLGNYRANAAERKTVFLWQWLADCFPSDMHADAAGTVLKNGETLESQSYRSPQVITDYLVRGLKGPLKNHFVSSFLCMRYDKRGWISAATKDKEGNKLPMRKLQGDSKGSAEAKKADGQWSNSTRPGETGKARWVRDVAHDAAAVVASSHKTYAKSFHGLDGNLYEGG from the coding sequence ATGGCAAACACAGTATTCGCCGATGCGGTCACGGCTGAGCGTAGCTTGCGGGACAATGGATTCAAGCCTCACGACCACACCGGTCTGGACGAGACGCTCATCGATGGCGATCTTAAGCTTGCGGCGCAGATCGCTGCGTTTCTCTGCAATAAGTCTCAATTCGAAGCGCAGCTTAGAATAGTTTCGGAAGCGATGTGGAAGCGTTACGTAACACTCGATGTCAACGAGCGAAACAAGTTCACCCGTGTCATCGCCTTGGTCGCGGAACCATACGGATTCCGAGTGTCCACTCGGCTCGCGCCGGATCATGCGCGCGGTGCCGCAATGCAGCTCAAGCTGATCGCTGGTGACCCGGAGCTTGGCTACATGTTGCGCAACAAGCTGTTCTGGAAGGATTCGATGCACAATCGGCATGGCGAATATACGCATGCCTTGCAATGGCTGAGCATCGCCAGCAAGTTCGGCCGTCCGGCAGCGAGGCTCTATGCGCAACTGGGAAATTACCGCGCCAACGCGGCCGAGCGCAAGACCGTGTTCCTCTGGCAATGGCTGGCGGACTGCTTCCCTTCGGACATGCATGCGGATGCTGCAGGTACCGTGTTGAAGAATGGCGAGACACTGGAATCCCAGAGCTATCGCTCGCCACAAGTGATCACGGATTACTTGGTGCGCGGGCTGAAAGGACCGCTCAAGAATCACTTTGTCTCCAGCTTCCTGTGCATGCGCTACGACAAGCGCGGCTGGATTTCGGCAGCGACGAAAGATAAGGAAGGCAACAAGCTCCCGATGAGGAAGCTGCAAGGCGATTCGAAGGGCAGCGCGGAAGCCAAGAAAGCCGACGGGCAGTGGTCCAATAGCACGCGCCCCGGTGAAACCGGTAAAGCCCGTTGGGTGCGCGACGTAGCGCACGATGCCGCCGCGGTGGTGGCGAGTTCACACAAAACCTATGCGAAATCGTTCCATGGCTTGGACGGAAACCTGTACGAAGGAGGCTGA